Proteins encoded in a region of the Cygnus olor isolate bCygOlo1 chromosome 4, bCygOlo1.pri.v2, whole genome shotgun sequence genome:
- the LOC121070226 gene encoding interleukin-8-like, translated as MMGKVVAAGMALLLISVIGTEGMALARSGIELRCQCIDTHSKFIHPKFIQNVNLTPSGPHCKNVEVIATLKDGREVCLDPTAPWVKLIIKAILDKANTKPENVS; from the exons ATGATGGGCAAGGTTGTGGCTGCTGGCATGGCTCTTCTCCTGATCTCAGTGATCGGAACCGAAG GTATGGCCCTGGCCCGTTCAGGGATTGAACTCCGGTGCCAGTGCATAGACACCCACTCCAAGTTCATCCACCCCAAGTTTATCCAGAACGTGAACCTCACCCCCAGCGGACCTCACTGCAAGAATGTCGAAGTCAT agCTACTCTGAAAGACGGCAGAGAAGTGTGCCTGGACCCAACTGCTCCCTGGGTAAAGCTGATCATCAAGGCAATTTTGGACAA gGCAAACACCAAGCCCGAGAACGTGTCctaa